A region from the Aphis gossypii isolate Hap1 chromosome 1, ASM2018417v2, whole genome shotgun sequence genome encodes:
- the LOC114129512 gene encoding LOW QUALITY PROTEIN: uncharacterized protein LOC114129512 (The sequence of the model RefSeq protein was modified relative to this genomic sequence to represent the inferred CDS: inserted 1 base in 1 codon) translates to MRFPLNVLFSGILLQSFVVDRFSVTAIFDPVQFNKMVQILMSERALNDSPTCTLLSGFVQTAMGEAGEEVVLYVYDLTGGMAKTLGQTLLQKNIEGIWHTAIIVFGKEYFFGSNGISICDPGTTALGNPLRTHSLGKTCLPEDVFQEYLRGLEQDTYSADKYNLLRHNCNNFSNEISQFLCGNSIPSYILDLPNEILNTPFGQQXAPILELFSNSIGIHPGVRRSGSDFESLNNDIDSARKQSALLEEKRNKLNEKLEKREKRKKKKKDKNKHLSDQFCIDSEPSSSRKYCDNRKKMSENGTNGVNNGVDRPATVIAENDAEDLERKELELKRKERDPPIVFPDTINVQNELERLVGLIDGRINPDDMQYVAELDQYMLENEGSWALGEGFLSFVGRLLNDDQLVSEVRETILNILAAGALKDDIILVLHQDRREHILMNYANGFDKLPLLEQLALTLFMCNLFENSSTSEWLLYISEWQLGSSSVSNIRVTTKVAVNSLLSEDKVLQDRGTALVHNLACKEKMLKNQNIRRLLPVGSFSKVFDDVVVELAMAVLQYFNSKPNEEHSFRCMKSLARFCQISRQDVPQLVQMIGPPPSAFKGISNRIDEQIAEIQNYLR, encoded by the exons ATGCGATTTCCATTAAACGTCTTATTCAGCGGTATACTGCTTCAAAGCTTTGTCGTCGATCGTTTTTCGGTCACCGCGATATTCGACCCGGTGCAATTCAATAAAATGGTGCAAATTCTGATGTCCGAACGAGCCCTGAACGACTCGCCCACCTGTACGCTCTTG agTGGTTTTGTACAAACAGCAATGGGTGAAGCCGGCGAAGAAGtcgtattatatgtttacgATTTAACTGGTGGCATGGCCAAGACCTTAGGACAGACATTATTAC aaaaaaatattgaaggtATTTGGCACACCGCAATAATAGTATTCGGCAAAGAGTATTTTTTTGGCTCCAATGGGATATCAATATGCGATCCA GGCACCACAGCCTTGGGAAATCCATTACGTACCCATAGTTTGGGAAAGACGTGTTTGCCGGAAGACGTATTCCAAGAGTATTTGCGTGGACTAGAACAGGATACATACTc CGCAgacaagtataatttattacgacACAATTGCAACAATTTTTCCAACGAAATTAGTCAGTTTTTATGCGGGAATTCTATTCCTAGTTACATTTTAGACTTACCAAACGAAATACTTAACAC tcctTTTGGTCAAC TGGCACCGATTTTAGAATTATTCTCCAACAGTATTGGTATACACCCAGGTGTAAGAAGATCTGGGTCCGATTTCGAATCTCTAAACAACGATATCGATTCTGCCAG AAAACAATCAGCGTTATTAGAAGAAAAACGCaataaattaaacgaaaaacTAGAGAAAAGAgagaaaagaaagaaaaaaaagaaggaTAAGAACAAGCATTTAAGCGATCAATTTTGTATCGATTCCGAACCCAGCTCCAGTAG AAAGTACTGCgataatcgtaaaaaaatgtCTGAAAACGGGACAAATGGCGTAAATAACGGAGTTGACCGGCCTGCAACTGTAATCGCCGAAAACGATGCCGAAGATTTGGAAAGGAAAGAGCTCGAGTTGAAGCGTAAAGAACGCGATCCGCCTATAGTGTTCCCCGATACCATAAAC gtacagaACGAATTAGAACGACTAGTGGGTTTGATCGATGGCCGCATAAATCCGGATGACATGCAGTACGTCGCCGAACTCGATCAGTATATGTTGGAGAACGAAGGCTCTTGGGCTCTGGGCGAAGGTTTCTTGTCGTTTGTTG GTAGATTATTAAACGACGATCAGCTGGTTTCGGAGGTGCGCGagacaatattgaatattttggcTGCGGGCGCACTGAAAgacgatattattttagtgttacACCAGGACAGAAGGGAGCACATACTTATGAACTACGCTAACGGATTTGATAAACTTCCTCTGCTCGAACAGCTAGCTCTCACTCTTTTT ATGTGCAATTTGTTCGAGAACAGCAGTACATCCGAATGGCTTTTATACATATCCGAATGGCAGCTTGGTTCTAGTTCGGTGAGCAACATTCGGGTGACCACTAAGGTGGCGGTGAATTCGTTACTGTCCGAAGACAAGGTTCTGCAAGACCGAGGCACGGCTCTGGTACACAATTTGGCCTGCAAGGAG aaaatgttaaaaaaccaaaacattCGAAGACTGTTACCCGTGGGATCGTTTTCTAAG gtGTTTGATGATGTAGTTGTGGAACTTGCAATGGCTgttttacagtattttaacAGCAAACCCAACGAAGAACATAGTTTTAGATGTATGAAGTCTCTGGCTAGATTTTGTCAAATATCCAGACAGGATGTACCACAATTGGTACAAATGATTGGACCTCCACCATCTGCTTTCAAAGGCATATCGAATAGAATTGACGAACAAATTgctgaaattcaaaattatctacgttga